One genomic window of Chlamydiales bacterium STE3 includes the following:
- a CDS encoding Uncharacterized protein (Product derived from UniProtKB/Trembl:F8KUZ5) — MIFKRLLAFILLAQAPFFIEAYSSKASKEQAAALNDLQGTCSRLQHQFNNSKSEIKMFEERLLNFEVMLEAVRDEMGSSKEQQKESLNTKNQSLELRIAQLEQSNKALIADLKQFSTHANETSAAIKAYQKKITELESSIALQNRNLTNMQNALSSLLEAFQGKADCLETAFYKVKNGDSLAKIAKAHQTSVQAIKDLNGMHSDKIIVGKTLKIPCKP, encoded by the coding sequence ATGATTTTTAAGCGACTGCTAGCCTTTATTTTATTAGCTCAAGCGCCTTTTTTTATAGAAGCTTATAGCAGTAAGGCTTCTAAGGAACAGGCTGCTGCGCTCAATGATCTTCAAGGCACATGCAGCCGCCTCCAGCATCAATTCAATAACAGCAAGTCTGAAATCAAAATGTTTGAAGAACGCTTGCTGAATTTTGAAGTGATGCTTGAAGCGGTTCGCGATGAGATGGGGAGTAGCAAAGAGCAGCAAAAAGAGTCCCTTAATACAAAAAACCAATCTTTAGAGTTACGCATCGCACAACTTGAGCAGTCCAACAAAGCACTGATTGCCGATCTTAAACAATTCTCCACCCATGCCAATGAAACAAGCGCCGCAATCAAAGCCTATCAAAAAAAAATCACTGAGCTCGAAAGTTCCATTGCCCTTCAAAATCGCAATCTAACTAATATGCAAAATGCCCTCTCTTCACTTTTAGAAGCCTTTCAAGGAAAAGCAGACTGCTTAGAAACCGCCTTTTATAAAGTCAAAAATGGAGATAGCCTCGCCAAAATTGCTAAAGCGCACCAAACTTCCGTTCAAGCCATAAAAGACCTCAACGGGATGCATTCTGATAAAATCATTGTTGGCAAAACGCTCAAAATCCCTTGTAAGCCATGA
- a CDS encoding Protein TolB (Product derived from UniProtKB/Swiss-Prot:Q6MA25;Gene name derived from UniProtKB/Swiss-Prot:Q6MA25), translated as MATAFFQLCMFFILTVIGFSHASENDPIIVNLTTENQLLPLYLSPLQDVQSGFSSEYLKKLESILRNDLNFNGMTYVVKPTKEMAKLDASINFQHPEKASAWKQHRVYYAIKTQISNGQLGAKLFLANTDSIKKIEGLPLSGSFIEDRKKMHLLADLIFKALFNQEGIAQTKLLYTIKVKDPRTGKSTSEVVEADYDGGNAQVVTEQQALCVSPCYFPSKEGSPSRDFAFVSYKSGQPKIYFGNLANGQITRFSLLKGNQFMPAIAPARDKLAFICDVTGNPDLFIQALDPEKGPVGKPIQLFTAAYGTQATPTFSPDGAKLAFVSNKDGAPRIYTLVLPKNDNAKNLKATLLTKQNRENTSPCWSPDGKKIAYSALTKGVRQIWVYEFETGREQQLTDGAFHKENPTFAPNSLHIAFNSLQEDGQADVYILNLNDKKAIKITSGKGDKRFPSWEPRKK; from the coding sequence ATGGCAACAGCATTTTTTCAACTTTGCATGTTTTTTATTTTGACTGTTATAGGCTTTTCTCATGCATCAGAAAATGACCCGATTATCGTCAATTTAACAACAGAAAATCAACTGCTTCCTCTTTATCTTTCTCCTTTACAAGATGTGCAGTCCGGCTTTAGTTCCGAATATCTCAAAAAATTAGAAAGTATTCTACGCAATGACTTAAACTTTAATGGCATGACCTATGTTGTCAAACCGACCAAAGAGATGGCAAAGCTCGATGCTTCAATTAACTTCCAGCATCCAGAAAAAGCTTCAGCGTGGAAGCAACACCGTGTTTATTACGCCATTAAAACGCAAATTTCCAATGGGCAGCTCGGAGCAAAATTATTTTTAGCAAATACAGATAGCATAAAAAAAATAGAAGGGCTCCCCCTATCGGGCAGTTTTATAGAGGATCGCAAGAAAATGCACCTTTTAGCTGATTTAATCTTTAAAGCGCTGTTTAACCAAGAAGGGATTGCACAAACAAAATTGCTCTATACCATTAAAGTCAAGGATCCGCGTACCGGGAAAAGCACTTCAGAAGTAGTAGAAGCTGACTATGATGGCGGTAATGCTCAAGTAGTGACAGAGCAACAAGCACTCTGTGTATCGCCCTGCTACTTCCCATCGAAAGAAGGGAGCCCCTCCCGCGACTTTGCCTTTGTTTCCTACAAGTCAGGCCAGCCAAAAATTTATTTTGGCAATCTTGCAAATGGTCAAATAACACGATTTAGCTTGTTAAAAGGCAATCAATTTATGCCGGCGATTGCTCCGGCGAGAGACAAACTTGCTTTTATTTGCGATGTAACAGGAAACCCTGATCTTTTTATCCAAGCATTAGACCCTGAAAAAGGGCCAGTTGGGAAACCGATCCAGCTTTTCACCGCGGCTTATGGAACGCAAGCTACACCCACGTTTAGCCCTGATGGGGCAAAGCTCGCTTTTGTATCAAATAAAGATGGCGCTCCACGTATCTACACTCTTGTTCTCCCCAAAAACGACAATGCCAAAAACCTAAAAGCGACTTTACTAACAAAACAAAATCGCGAAAATACATCTCCATGTTGGTCTCCTGATGGAAAAAAAATCGCCTATTCGGCCCTCACTAAAGGAGTACGTCAAATTTGGGTTTATGAATTCGAAACAGGGCGCGAGCAACAATTGACAGACGGCGCTTTTCACAAAGAAAATCCCACCTTTGCTCCAAACAGCCTGCATATTGCCTTTAACTCTTTACAAGAAGATGGCCAAGCAGATGTTTATATTTTGAATCTGAATGACAAAAAGGCGATTAAAATTACTAGCGGAAAAGGCGACAAACGATTCCCTTCCTGGGAACCACGAAAAAAATAA
- a CDS encoding putative peptidoglycan-associated lipoprotein (Pal) (Product derived from UniProtKB/Trembl:Q6MA24;Gene name derived from UniProtKB/Trembl:Q6MA24) yields MSNRIFLLIVVALAGALSSCNRSGNEVWEDTQTAQRHMYRGMRSLGGKHGDSRAVCAREEFMPQDNYMSESDYIPITDVYNENPSMGDYRAPQPRDIPGDPNSALPGIEAFKDPAMDPQLAAVFRTIHFAYNSNLVQDDEDLSTIRKIAQYLKRHPQTYLFVAGHCDERGPDAYNLTLGAKRANSVRNLLINEGANPDRVFTISYGKERPVIFEHHDEAWAQNRRAEFRVYQR; encoded by the coding sequence ATGAGCAACAGAATTTTTCTATTAATCGTTGTCGCCTTAGCGGGAGCCTTATCAAGTTGTAACCGTTCAGGAAACGAGGTTTGGGAAGACACACAAACGGCACAACGCCACATGTACCGCGGCATGCGTTCATTAGGGGGGAAACACGGGGATTCTCGCGCAGTCTGCGCCAGAGAAGAATTTATGCCTCAGGATAACTACATGAGCGAAAGTGACTACATTCCTATTACAGATGTTTATAATGAAAACCCCTCGATGGGTGACTACCGGGCTCCCCAGCCAAGGGATATTCCGGGTGATCCTAATAGCGCTCTCCCAGGAATTGAGGCTTTTAAAGATCCAGCAATGGACCCTCAACTTGCAGCCGTCTTTCGCACAATCCATTTTGCCTACAATAGCAATCTTGTCCAAGATGATGAAGATTTATCCACAATCCGCAAAATAGCTCAATATCTCAAAAGACACCCTCAAACCTATCTTTTTGTTGCAGGCCATTGTGACGAAAGAGGTCCAGATGCTTACAACTTGACATTAGGGGCTAAAAGGGCAAATTCTGTACGCAATTTGCTTATAAACGAAGGAGCAAATCCAGATCGTGTATTTACAATTTCCTATGGTAAAGAACGTCCTGTGATTTTCGAACACCATGATGAAGCATGGGCACAAAACAGAAGAGCTGAATTTCGAGTCTATCAAAGATGA